One Aegilops tauschii subsp. strangulata cultivar AL8/78 chromosome 7, Aet v6.0, whole genome shotgun sequence genomic window carries:
- the LOC109780131 gene encoding uncharacterized protein has protein sequence MYKFCQTVIEVFGPEYLRQPTAADTERLLATNADSQRGFPGMLGSIDCSHNDINVLQRSPVFARLAEGHSPPVNFEVSGHQYNKGYYLADGIYPQWTISKPQGEKRKRFAQMQESARKDVERAFGVLQSRWGVVRNPALSWDERKLWEVMTACVIMHNMIVEDERDESIFDQGFDYQDENIEPLHQDPATFEQFVQFHREMRDWHTHLNLQSDLVEHVWDHIGNQ, from the exons ATGTACAAGTTCTGCCAGACTGTGATCGAGGTGTTTGGCCCAGAGTACTTAAGGCAGCCAACCGCCGCTGATACAGAGAGATTGTTGGCGACCAACGCAGATTCTCAACGAGGCTTTCCAGgcatgcttggcagcatagatt GttctcacaatgatatcaacgtgctgcaGCGTTCTCCAGTCTTCGCAAGGCTTGCAGAAGGCCACTCCCCACCTGTCAACTTTGAGGTCAGCGGCCACCAGTACAACAAGGGATACTATCTAGCTGATGGTATATATCCTCAGTGGACAATCTCGAAGCCCCAAGGTGAGAAGAGAAAGAGATTTGCCCAAATgcaagagagtgctagaaagGATGTGGAACGTGCTTTTGGTGTGCTTCAATCCCGGTGGGGTGTCGTTCGAAACCCTGCACTGTCATGGGATGAAAGGAAGctttgggaggtgatgactgcttgtgtgatcatgcacaacatgatcgtcgaAGACGAGCGTGATGAGAGTATCTTCGACCAAGGATTTGATTATCAAGATGAAAATATTGAGCCCCTGCACCAAGACCCGGCCACATTTGAACAGTTTGTCCAATTCCACCGTGAGATGCGTGATTGGCACACTCATTTGAATCTTCAAAGTGACTTGGTTGAGCACGTGTGGGATCAtattggcaaccaatag